TAAAGGAGGTGGTGGATCTTACTGGTAGTTGGGATTGGTCTTTAATCCAAATGATTTTTTCGGAGGAAGTTTTCAATGATATAAAGGCCACCCCAATCCCCTTTTCTGCCAGATTAGAGGATAGATTGGCCTGGAAGTACTCGGCCAAGGGTGATTTTGAGCTTAAGAGTGCTTATGGGTTGGCCACGGACTTCTTGAGGGATGCCCTTTTCAATGGAAAGTGGATTTGGAAGCTGAAAATTCTGCctacaattcaaaattttgtctgGAAGTGTATGCACCATAGCATTGGAGTTAATCAGTGCTTAGCGGATAGAGGTCTTCAAGTTGATGTCTGCTGCCCCCAGTGTGCCTCAACTATCTTGCACAGACTGCGTGACTGCCCCGTTAGTAAGAATTTGTGGCTGCACTTGGGTAGGCGGGTAATCAAGCATAATTTCTTCTCCTTGAGCTTACAGGATTGGCTTTTCTATAATGCCACATCTAGCTCTTATCACCAATCTGGTTCCCTGCCGTGGaatcttattttcttatttggCATTTGGCTGCTTTGGAAGGAGAGGAATCTTTGCATCTTCAACCAGAAAAATCCTAATCCCAGACTAAGCAAAGAAGTGATGGATCGTGCTTCGGAGTTCTATTTCTGTGCGAACAATGGCTTGGCCACCAAAAGGACAGTTATAAGGAGTGTTAGATGGGAGAAACCGATGGTTGGCTGGCTCACTTTGAACACGGATGCTTCGGCAACAAGCAATACTGGTCTAGCAGGTGGAGGTGGGCTAATTAGAGATGAAAATGGGAGTTGGGTGATAGGTTTTGCTAGAAGGATTGGGAGTACAAATAGTTTTATGGCGGAATTATGGGCGCTGCGTGATGGTCTGCATCTGTGTCTGCAAGCTAATGTGCATTCTGTTATTATTGAGGTAGATGCTAAAGCCATTGTGGATGCCTTTAACTCTCCCTCTTCTTGTAATGCTTTTGTCTCAACTATCATGGAAGATTGCAGAATTATGGCTAACCAAATTCCTCAGAGAAGATTCAGGCATATCTATAGGGAGGCGAACAAGTGCGCTGATTTTTTGGCTAGAATAGGATTACTGCTAGACAGGGAGTTTGTTGTATTTTCAAATCCTCCGGTGGAGTTATCTACCTTGTTGGAGGATGATGCCGTTGGGCTGGTTGTTAGTAGGCTCTGTCCTGCCCCTGTTTCTGTTGCTTAGTGTTGTTTATGTTTtcccttttaaccaaaaaaaaaaaaaaaaaaaaaaaaaaaaaatatagaaaaacttaaagaaagaggtaaaaaaaggCTAAATACAAAATTAGAGCGCTACTTGGCAAGACCTCATACACTCCCATATGAGGTctctgtttttatatatatactaacttGTAATCTCATGCATATACAtgaatacacttaaaaatatataataagatgcataatataattactatatatataatttaaatactattaatagtcatttttatattttattaactctaaaaaattttgtaaggatattattaggtataaaatgtaaattgtctatttattattattattgtgaagcattttttttaatgattcatttattctaaactctttgtttttttacttaataactcacttgaatgaatatttatgatgcgGTCccacatttaattttaaaattaagaaagaaaattctttaagaataaataatttaaaatacatggcgcaaaattagaactctaatttggaattctaatttgagtttttcttaacttcatctattattattattattattattattattattattattattattattattgcatgCCTTTAACAACCCAACTAAACTGCATGTAGAAAACAACTGAAAAACGTTTCAACAAGTCatgaagatgagaaaaagaaaaatgaagcgTGGGATCGTGCTGACCTATCTTTGCATGCAGTATTAGGTCACAACCCTAATCaagtaaaataatagaaagaCACATGTTTTTTAGAGGTTGCTTATTCCTTAAGTCTTTCTAGCTGGTACTTTGTTAGATTGGGTTGGCTTGGCTAGCTATAGCttagttttattttgaaagttTGATGTATTTATACATGTACATTTTGAAATTGCTTATTATCAAGGGAATTGCTTATTACATAGTTATTAAAACACacaatgggtctgtttggattgaatttattgttgctgaaactgaaaattgaaaacactgtaacaaaattatttttaaatgtgtgaatagtatcgtgggacccatttttaatattttttaacccgtgaacagtgccaaacagtgtatgaacagtgCTCAACAGTATGTGAACAGTACTCTTGTCCCCCTAAAGCAGAAACggtgcaggaaaaaaaaaaaaaaagaaagtaaaacgCAAAACACAGACTTGACTTTCAGCTAGATCCAAACCGGCACAATGTGTTGTAGATTGAATTCTGTATATTTTCAATATAGGGTTGCAGATTTACTACATAGTTATTAAAACACACAATGTGTTGcagatttattttgaaattttcatgtATTTATACATGTACATTTTGAAATTGCTTATTTTCAAGGGAATTGCTTATTACACAGTTATTAAAACACACAATGTGTTGCAAATTTAACcctatatttttcaatagtttatttgtataatgtgaaacaagaatGTAAAAGATaggttatttttaaaaataaaaaactaaaagttaaattatttgaaataaagttgAGACAAAAAATAGTGAGACTAGCAAATAGTAcataaaataagcaaaagaaaaaaaaaaggcttatttGATAATATACATAATCATTGTTccaatgcaataaaaaaaaaaaaaaaaaaaaaaaaaaaaaaaaaaaaagggaaggtaAAAAGTGTCTAAAACATCCCATTATCTCttcagaaattaaaagaaatgcTTTTAGACAAGGTGGATTGAGATAATATATCACACATATAGGTAATTTgataagggaaaaataaaaatgacttgtTCATCATATGTTAGGATCTACTTTTTACTGAACGTTTACTTAATTGTTAAAAGTTGAAAATAGTACAATCATATCTAAAAcaagtgaaattttaaaaaactatacataaataaatcaactaactttttttataaaaagaagttatataaaaaaagttaactcaAAAGCCTAAAATCTATTACACACTGTTTTCATGAATTTACGTTTTTAGTTTATGAAAACACAGTACACACTGTGTATAACAAACAGTGCCCAATTAATCCAAGATACTGTGCGTTTGTTTTCCTCAAATTTTACTTCAGCTTTTGCTTGCTGAGCTATTCTATCAATGCAGCCAGACTCCTCAAGCTTTAGCCAGAAGCCTGAGCTAGCTAAGACTCGGCTGTGTGCACGCATGTCTGTCTTTGTCAGAGAGAGGTCTGAGTGAAATAGGTCTCAATAATGATTTGGTAGTCAAGCAGGGGAGGACAACAAGTTACTAGTTACTTATAAcaactaaattattattatatagtgACGGTTCCAGaccttttttttaacataaaccTAATATAAAAGGTGAAAATATCATTTGGGATTATAGTTGAtttggtttttatattttgagagcagttaatttggtttatattattttcaatttacaatCAATTTAATTCCTACCATTAACTCACTAATGAAAAACGCTTACGTGATAAACGGTGTGAACTGTTGACACATTACACATCTACACGGCAACtgaaatgataataaaaaatttatttatcatttttaaaatgtcaCATCAACCTTTTTTAAGAagcatttaaataataaaaaaaagcatttaaatgaaaaaaaaaatttcttaaatttataggaaaaaaaaaaaaaaaaaccgtccggtttagatctaggttttttatttttatttttttaaacccaattCTCAAATCTTCAAAGACTTGCTGATTCAGGTTTAATAACATTTGCAAGTCTGGTTTTAGAAACCTCAAGCAACTAAGGAACCATTCAGCCACTCTTCAAGCCACTGTTAAATCTCCCATATCACCACCTTCAATTCACAAGAGCCCCTCTTTCCCCTTCTCTCACACACATTTTTCCTTCAGACTTGAGATCAAACGATCTTAACAACAATGTTGTATGACAACAACAATTCCAGATCCGGATCTACAATCAACGGTGAATCTCCTCCTCCAAACCCACAACACAAAATAGCACTAATCACTAGAATTACTAGCCAAGATGTTACGTACTTGACCGAGTTCCTCTCAAAAAATGGGTTCCTTGGTTGGTTTTGGATCTGTAAAATGTGTTGGTGGCTGGTGGGTTTCGATTGAGGTTTATTTGGGGCAGTAGAATTTTCATTTCGGAACTTGTGGATCTTGCAAATCGTCTGTTGTATATGTAGATGTGTATGCGACCAAGCTTCAATGGTGCTGTCACAAATTgttttcctccattttcttggcaaccaaacaaaggctaagaaagaatttgagattaaaaaaaaaaaatcgatatataaatttgagaaataattttttttttcatttagacTTTCACGTAgcatttttaaatgataaataaattttttattattatttcagtTGTCACGTAGATGTGTAGTGTGACAACCGTGCATACCGTTGGTCACATAAACGTTTTTCGTTAGTGAATTAATGGTAAAGACTAAATTGattgtaagttgaaaataatataaactaaattGACTGCTACCAAAATATATGGATCAAATTGATCATAATActaaaatgtagagactaaaataatattttttttccctataaaaCTAGGGAAGTGAGTTATCTCAGCCCGAACTAATAGAGTTGAAAGCTCCCATAATACATATCTGACTGTCTATATAAGATAACATGCCAAAAGGGTTTCTTGTCACCTTTGTCTGTGGCTTCGATCTCTCTCAATATTtctaagcatatatatataaaataaaataaaagaaaaagaaaaaggaagcataTTAGACATGACCACTGCAACTATTATTCTCTTGATTCTTGTACTGGCAGTGACGACCCCTTTGGTCTATGGGTCAGTACAGCACATTGTTGGTGGCAACGCTGGCTGGAGCACAGTAGTTAATTACAGTGTTTGGTCTGCTGGTCAAAATTTCACCGTTAATGATAGTCTTGGTAAGTTGCTTCCATAtgaaagaaattattaaaatgaaaattaatataaaatcgACAAGCTTATTTAAGATTTTGCTGATTACTTTTAACTGTAAGTTGATTAAAGTATGGTCATGGCTAGCTCCCCTtggagttttgaaaaaaaaaaaaaaaaaaattattaggtaatATTTGAGAGCTTTATTTTAAAAGATTCATACTTGACCCtcctaaaattgaaaattaaccCTTTAGAACTAAAATTGAACTGAAAACTCTCAAAAATTCAAGTGGCCACGTAGTCCATATTTGAGGCGAATCcatttcaaaacccaaaacggaaaaacaaaacaaaattcctttccatgagaaaataaatatatttttcttatatattataaaataaaataaaaccctcTGCGTTATAACTTTGTTTTCGACATGACACTCTTCACTGTTTGCTTATTTGGAATCCAAAATTAAAAGGGtggaatttgaatatatttggataccatttttttttttttttttttttttcgagttTAGAGTCCAACTAAAGGATTGTATAggtgtttgtttttttcattgGCAGAAATATGACCATACGATTGATTGACCATCATTATTGATTATACGTTTTATAGTGGTGTGGAGTTACTTATTCTTAGCTTAACTTCTAATCCGCGttcacctcaaaaaaaaaaaaaaaaaaaaaaaaaaaaaaacacttctaaTCCTCGTTATGCACGTGAATCTATTTCAGTATTTACGatatatttgtttgttaataaataatttttatcaatgaaAATTCACAAATCATGAAAAACAATGGAAATTAACCATTATAAACATAATGTAATTCAACATCtgaattttgaaagaaaaaaaaaatttgttggatATCTTCTAATTGTCTCAATGATTTTTAAGGGTTAGAAAATTAATGTACTGCCAATTTGTTTATGAAGTAATTGTACACTTGTAGTTATACCATCCCTTCTAATTAACTTCAACTGTAAccgaagtattttcaagtataaatattttcaaaactagatttcgtaacaaaaaaaaaaaaaaaaaaaattgatattctAACAGAATTTTGAGATCATATTTTGTTACATACTAATCCTAATATAATCTTCAAAACCAGTGTTTAACTACGATACAAAGTACAGCGTGGATCAAGTAAATGAAACCGAATACAACACTTGCAACTCCACCCATCCCCTCAAAACCTACACCGGCGGCAACACAGTGATCACGCTATCCGATCCCCGCGAGCTGTACTTCATATGCCCAACACCTGGTCTCTGCGCTCGAGGCATGAAGCTAGCAGTCAAGGTTGATCAGTCCAACATTACTAGTAGTGGCACTGCACGCAGCTTAATAGCCACTGCAGATTTGAAGCTCGGGTTTTTGCTTGTGTTAGTGACCATACTTTCATTCATGGACTAAACTAGGAGGAGAAGCACAGCTCTTGTTGTTTTGTTCCGTCTTTTGTTTAAGAGATAGGATTTTATCCTATCATCATCCACTTCATAAGGTGTGGCTTCTATCCAATATCTCTAGTGCATTAGACCCGTTGCAATCATGACACGTATCCGAAAATGAATACGTGTCATGATCGCAGTGGGTCCAGTGTCTTGTGACATTAGACAGAAGCCATACCTCACTTTATAAACGCAATGgtgttttgttacttttgttgagcttaattttgtgatttttgaacaacaaaaaaatgctTATAATTAGCGAGTGACATACAGCAATATTCATCTATTTCCAAATGATCCATACATGTTAACTACTGTTTCAAACTTGTTTCTAAATACCATTTGATAAGTTGAGATAGAGTTTCTAACACCGGATTAGAGATTGGTCCCTAGCGATGTCTTGTGTTTGGATGGTTGAGTAAAGTCGCCACCATACATTGGATTGTCTAGCTATATGATTTGGCTATATAATATCTAATAGATTTTATTACTAACTTAGGGTTAAGAGGGTATTGTGTCTTTTTTCCTAAATAAGAAATGAACATTTTgcacaatttttgtcacaatttatCATGTCGTCACATGATGAGTTGAGTGGTTGAGAAAAAATGTTCACCACTCACAACTCGCTACATAGCAAGTTGTGGCATAAATTGTATAAACTATCATGGTACTGTCATTTTCATAAGGATTAAAGCATCTACGAACCATTGAAATAAGCATCTACTTTGACCACTAAAATACCCAATAGGGGAGGGTAGGGTGTAGATAGATGGGGACAGACCCTTAGTAGGTGCAATAAGCAGCCCAATTAAGTTGCTATTAAATTAAGTCTCTGCGAACAAAATTAGCTAGCCATGCACATCAAGTAAGATGAATCCAAAAATGATCTAAACTCTTGCAACAACTTCTGTAATCACCCAATCAGAGTAACTTGGTACCTGTTTTATTCCATCGGTGACATTCTCTGAGTTTAGCCTCCAAGATAACATAGTTGTGTTGGAGTTTTGAAACTTCCTTGGGCCGCCAAAAGAGTTGCATGGGCCTCAGCCCAATTCACCGAGCCTTTTAAATGGGATCCGGTCCAAATATGGCATAGCATTCCAAATAGGAATACCTTATGATCTCTAAAGCATCATCGTTGACCTTTATCCGGCCTTGAGGTTGAG
The DNA window shown above is from Quercus lobata isolate SW786 chromosome 7, ValleyOak3.0 Primary Assembly, whole genome shotgun sequence and carries:
- the LOC115951452 gene encoding mavicyanin-like, whose translation is MTTATIILLILVLAVTTPLVYGSVQHIVGGNAGWSTVVNYSVWSAGQNFTVNDSLVFNYDTKYSVDQVNETEYNTCNSTHPLKTYTGGNTVITLSDPRELYFICPTPGLCARGMKLAVKVDQSNITSSGTARSLIATADLKLGFLLVLVTILSFMD